The window CTGGATCTTCTTTTGTCAGCAGATCTTTGAACTTTCCACCCTTCGAGCTTCCTTCTCCATCAGTAGGATTTTCGCTGCTCTCATCTGGATTGATCTTATAACCATGATGGATGTGGACTGATCCATCCTTTCTTGTTGGTTCAGAGCCCTCGTACATTGAAGCTCCTCTGTTTTCACCTGCTAGAGTTACAATGCTGACAGGCGTTTCACCTATGGGATGCTTTATGTGCTCCATTCCCAGCTTGTGAACAAACTTGGAAATGTCTTCCCTGATTTCTTTGTGCAGGGGAACTTTTTCTCCATTGGCCATGGATGGTTTTTGATGAGATTCGCCCAATACATACCGGGCTCTTGCAGATTTCGCAGTTTCCCCATTTGAGCTAACAGTAgtctttttcctttcaaaaatgTCTTCCTTTACGTTTTTCAGCTGTTCTGAAAGAGTAATAGGATGATCAGGACCAATGGTGTTAGAATCTGATTTTTGTGATGCTGCAGGTATCTCAAGTGCTGCCACAGAAGTTGGTGTTGCTGTTGCTGCTCTCACAGCACCTGATGCTTGTACAGGCTCTGCTTGTTGTTGTCGTCGAGAGACATTCTCTGCTCTGATTTCTGTCTTTGCTTGAGGCACTTGTGACAAGGGAAAAGATATTGCTggatttgtttcttgttgttgAGTGGCGGATTGAGTAGATGTGGGTGGAGGCTGAGAGGTCTCTTGTGTTGCTAGCTGCAATTTCTTTGATGGGGACCGAGAAACTGTTGGCTGCACTTGGGTAGCTATCTTAGAAGGAGAAGAGGGCTGTGAGGATGTTTTACCTGGAACTCGAGAGGCCAAACGAGATGGAGATTCAGGTTGTTGGACTGCCAGTGCTGCTGTCCGGGGCTGGGAAGTGGTGCGAGAAGGAGAAGGTGGCACAGATGCAGCTCTTGATTGAGGAGTTGCACGAGATGGTGACTGGGTTTGGGAGGCAGTTTGGGTTTGGGTTGTTGCACGAGAGGGTGATGGGGGCACCGATGCAGCTCTTGATTGTGGAGTTGCACGAGATGGTGATGGTGGCTCTGAACCAGCCCGTGTTGGGATTGTTGCACGAGATGGTGATGATAGTTGAGAAGTGGCTTGGGATTCAGCAGCCGCGCGAGGTGGTGGCTGAGGTTCAGTTCGTACTTGTGCCGTAATCTGAGTGGTAGGAGTTGGTGCTGGGGCTATCCCTGCTGGTCGAAAAGGTGGCCGCTGAATGGGGATTGTGGTGGTTGGCCGGGCTGGGGCTTGAATTTGAACTGTAGGACGAGGAGGTTGGGGTTCAGTTGTAGGACGTGGAGCAGGAGCGACGGGTGCTGACAACCAAGGGAGCCGAAAGCGGAATGGCCTCTGGTCTgccatagatttgatttaagAAAATGTAAAGTACAACAAAGGTTGTAGATGTAGGTTGGCTGCGTTGATGCTGAATTCTTGTTGAGAAATGTGGTATTAATAAGTTTCTATTTGATACCTTGGAAAGTTTTCGAGACCTTTCTGTTGCCGTCTTCAAATTCACTCTCTCCTTTTGCCTCTTTTCCTCTCTAAAGGCTAGCCTTTATGTGGGAGAAATTCGGGATTCCTTAGACAgattttccttctctctcaGGTCTAGCATCTCAATTTGTTCGTCTTTAGATTATGCATTCCTATCTTGTTCAACTTTAAGCTTCTAACTATGTCGTCTCCTGTGATAGGAAACCAGGGTAATTGTTACTTTTCTTCTAAAGCCATCCAAGTATATACTTCGCCGAATCTCAGTTTATAGAGCACAACTCTCCATCCACATGATGCATGTGTTATCTCGACCATAGATCACCGGTGAtcaattctaattctaatttagtttttttttttaaaaaaagaaattccttAACTCTTTGATAAGATATCAATACTGCAGCGATGTCTATTTGCTTAGTCAATCATGCATGTCAGCATGGTAAAAAGGTTTAAGCAATGCATGCAATCTCTTGGTTTGCTAGCTTTCAATGCTCCACCATTGTACCATGCCCGCCAGAGAAGCAACCtacaaaacaaggaaaaaatcctgaaaaattttctttcttaattccATCGTCCTACCATTCAAGAAAAGAACTCTTCGCAAGATATACTTTCTTGTGTCTTCTCCTTGAAAGATACTATTTATGGGTTGAATCCATCCCATGACTTCACCGTCAGAAGATCGTATAATTGTTTCAAGCTCTCCAATTCTCTTAGGTATGTTAATTGTCACTTGATTTAGTTTACACAAACTTTATCCCGAACCTTCATTAGGCAATCACAAATCTTTTCAGCCACGTTCTTGCAATAGACGATATTCATTTTTAACTTTCATTTTCCAACAAGATCTGTTGAAATGGAAGGACTTGTCCGAGGAATAAGATCTTGCCAGGAAACCCTCAGAGTTGCAATTCTAAAGCATCCCCGTGATAGAAGAAACATATTTTCACGTTTTGGACGCGTTACATCCTCTCTTCCAGTGCGAGAGAAAGGACTAGAGAATCTAACAGTGGCAGATGTACTGATGACAAAGGGAGAAGACAAAATTGGCTCCTGGCTGTGGTGCCGCACCACCGATTCTGTCTATGATGCTGTGGAGAATGTAGGTTAATGAAATAAAGCTGAAACTGTTTCCTGAAGAGTCAAGTTTCTTTATATAGTCCACAAACATCACTACTAAGATCTAGAAATTTGCAGATGGCAAAGAATAATATTGGGTCATTGGTAGTCCTAAAGCCAGGAGAACAAGAACTTATTGCAGGAATTATCACAGAGAGAGGTATCTGATTTCTAAATAACCCTACTTTACATTGTTAGTTAGGCATTCATCCTCTATCCTTGGTGCAATTTTAGGCATGAATGCAACAGAATTgaaatagaaatgcattaatGGAGTAATTAGCTCTAATTCAccagaaaaaaaactttgaattgaCTTTGATGCTGTAGCTAAGAGTTGGAATGCcgagattttcaaaataacatagaaacttgagaataatttttattaaactacgCAATATGACGAAGTAGATTATTCTAATCGTTGTTAATGGAGGTGGAACGGATGCCTGAGCAGACTATATGAGGAAGATAATAGCACAAGGGAGATCATCTAAATACACAAGAGTCGGGGAAATTATGACTGATGAGGTTATTTCTTGCGCTATTTTTGTGTTGGGGTTATAGAGTAACCATTCTCCTTTCTAAATATGTTTCAATTTCAACGCTTGACAGAACAAATTAGTAACAGTGACATCTGACACCAGCATTCTACAAGCAATGCAGCTGATGACAGGTATTTATGATGCTAAGAATTCATGTTTTCCAATTACATGGGATATAGAGTCGAGTCGTTACTGAATTTGATGATGCCGCGATAAAGAGAAATTTATTTCTCGATTTCAGACCATCATATTCGGCATGCTCCGGTCATAGATGGAAAGATAGTTGGGATGGTTTCCATTGTAGATGTGGTTCGAGCTGTGGTAGAGCAGCAAGGTGGAGAATTGAAGCGGCTGAATGAGTTCATTAAAGGAGAATACTATTAGAATCTAACAATATCAATGTATGAAAGCTTCCTGCTTGTAAGGATAATGTCTTCAGAATCTGTTTGGATTaggatttttctttaaattccaCAAAAGAGATCGTCCAAATCCATATGGAAGTGTGTGATTGGGGTGCCAACCCCAGAAAGCACAATCTCAATTCACAAcattaatcaaagaaaaacataatctACAAATATGTGCTTAACGATGCGCAGAAGAGCAAAAGGTAATCCAGTCATCGGACAGAGAATTGTCATAGCTCATGTAAAACAACACATTTAACTAATACAGAACGAAGCAACCTTCTcctttcaattaattattaaaaagggCCTCCATCATGATTAAAACAGTTTCCTGAATTACACCAACATGGGCACACGAATAAAAGCCAAACATGAGAGTATGACTGAAACGATGCTACATCCTGCTTGTCAAGTAGCGTTTGATTTTCCTATATGAACTACCAAAACAGCATCTCAATTATCACTAGTGTGCCATAACCTCGAGAATCGTGACGGCAAACTATTTCGATGGTCTCTTGCGGGAAAAAGCTTGAGATGCCGTTAGCGCAACCTTTAGATGTTCTGAAGCAAGGCCCTGGGCCTCCATCAACCCATGTACCCTTTGAGCCTCCTGCACAAACCCACCAGCGATAAGCCCGCCTACAACCCTTTCAAAATCATGCAACCCCAATTGCTCCTTCTTGGCTTCCACAACCCCCAAAGCCTGAAGAGCCTTCCTCTCGACCCCAGCCCTTGCATACATATCACAAAGGCTAACTTGAATCTTGAGAGGAGGAGCCTCGCCCTGCTCAGCAATCCTGCCCAATAGCTGCTCAACCTCATCAACCAGCTGCAATTTCCCCAACCAATCGACAAGGACAGTGTCAGTAGCAAGTCCAGGCTCAAAACCATCCTTCTCGAGCTCTAACAAAAGTTTGAGAGCCTTATCCAACATATTCTTTTTCTCATAAGCTGCAATCATGCCTGCAGTGCACCTGTCATCAGGCTTGTGTCCAAGCCTCATCAAATAGTCAAAGTTGTTCCTTGCCTGATCAGGATCACCAACTTGCCCAAATGTCTCAACAAGCAATGTACAAGACTCCAAATTCGGCTGGAATCCTGCAAACTGCATTGTGGTTGCAATTCGTCCAGCTCCACCAACATCTCCATGTTGTGAAAATGACCGAAGCAAAGTCATGTAGATCTCCATTGTAGGCTTGATGTCTCTTGCCTCCATCTCTCTCATCAATAATTCAGCCAACTTAGGTTGACCAGCATTTACATATGCCATGATCATCGAATTGTAGATCTCTCTGTCTGGCCGGAAACCAAGTCTCCTCAAGCTTTCTAATGCTTCTCTAGCACGGTCAAGATTTCCTGCCTTGCTGTACATGTGTACCAAAATATTAGTGGTCAAAGCATCTGGTTGAATACCATTTTCATTCATCTTCTCAACAATTCTTTCAGCATCTTCTATGCGGTTCTGTTTAGCATGGGCATCAATAATCTTGCTGTAGTCGCGAATGTTAGCTTGGAAGGATTTTTCGCTCAACAAAACTTCCTCTACCTGcaataaaattcaatcaataGCAACCACCTCAAGATAATGAGTTGAGTAAATTATGCTATGCCATTTATTCTACACATTTCAAATCTCGACCGTGTTAAACatagaaaagataaatcaaTAACTAATCGCTGTAATCACACACAATAAAGTAAATGAACTAGTTATATAACTAACAAATgtaagagaaagaaaatgaatgagCATTGTACCTTAGGGTATAAACGAGTATTCTGTTCTTTCAACTTATCCAACAAAGTGAACCAATCAATCCTGCTAGGCTTTTGAAGCTCTGCCCATTGAGCTAACAGTGGAGAAGGGTCATCCTCCTCTTTCAATGCAAGGATTTTCTCAGTAACAATTTTGCATTTCCCAGATATTGGCTTCGGTTCCTCGGGCCAATCAAGCTTTTCTGACTCATGGATTCTATCAGCAACTTTAGCCCACTTAGGATTGGAAAGATCAAGTCCATAAATCTTGTAATTTATCTTCCCATGTCTCCTAGGAAGAGTAACGACCTTAGGTTTCTCCCCATCCATGATCTCAGCCTCTTCACCCATGGCCACAGCATTCTTTCCCTCTTCTTCTGCTTTCTCCTGGGCTCTCACTTCTTCTCTGAGACGCTTCAAACCCTCATAAAAGTCACTCTCTTCCATCTTCTCACGCGCCCATTTGAACCTAAAGTCCCTCATCATGTCCCCTCTGATTCCAATCTCAGCAGCAAACCTACACAATTCCTGCACCTCCTCACACTGCAAAAAACCCTTcattttctccttcttcctttcCCTTTCCATATCTGCCAACACTGCATTGCTCACTTCCCACACTGTCTTCCACAAATCCCTACTGAAACCCTGTGACAACGTAGCAACCGAAACATCAAGCATTTGTTCAAGACCACCCTTTTCCATTTCCGAAACAACTTCTCCAACAATAACCAAAAGCATACCATTAATCGTCTCTTTATCACAATCCTTATACACTTCAGTTAGCTTCCCACGCATTATCCACACAAATCGCGACAAGAACTCATTCATGGTTTCATCCTCCTCGGAATCATTAGCATTGTGTTTCGGATTAAAACTCGACCCAATCAACTTTGTTTCTCCAATAGTGTGCATGTATCTATTAAAGGACAAAATGGGTGTCGAGTTACTACAATTATAAGGAACCACTCCATCACAGCTGCTGTTTGAGGAATGGATTGAGGCTGTAATGGTAGAGAAATCTCTTCGAGTCCGCACTCTTCCATTGAATCTCGATAAGTTGTTAACCACTTGCCTATTAACTAAGCGCTTCAAAttcatgcttcagatatgtatATGAATAGAGAACTCAAAAACCCAGATGCAAAATTGCCACGAAAACAAAGTAGAGATGTCAAGCTGGCTAGAGAGACTTCAAATGTCCGAAACAGGCAAAACCCACATGGAAATGACAGTCAAACACAGTGAGACACAATCTTTCAGAACTCTGAAAGAAACAATTGAAGCAGAGAAAGAGATGAGTTCATTACctaaatggaaaagaaatgaGGACAGTTGGATTCCCGCTGGGCAACCAGGACCAGAGGGCTGCTGTGTACTCGTTTGTGGTAGTGAGGTTAGAGAAGGCAAAaccctttcaattttttttaatggtttaatTTTGATAACGAGAGGCCAAAAACCTGAAGTAAAGCCCACTAGAAACTGGACAGGTCCAAGAATGATAGTTCAAGTTAGAACAGTGAACTGGCCCATAACCTGGAAGGCTAATGATCTCTGGGCTCGCTTCAAGGAATCGGAAGAAAATGTATTAGAGGAAGATTAAggaataattaattctttagTATTTTAGTTGTCATGtgaaaacataaacaagaacTCAAAGAATAATGCAAGAACTCACATTTGGTCACAAGAAATTCTCAGACAAAGTATTCAAACATGTTTCCCATGACATTAAATTTATCTAATTTGTtgcaaactttattttatttttttttacatgtaaggTGACATTCTtcccttttcatattattttttatacattttatcATGTTAAAGATCATAGTTATAGAATCCAAACATTATCAATGTGTCCATTTAAAACCTGGTTAACCCTAGCTTAAATCAATTtaggttgaaaaaataaaaaaaataaaaattttaattaattcgtAAAAAATCAAGGTTGATTGATTAGGTCAAaacttggttttgattttttttattaaaataatattattataattttttttaaaaaaatcaagatccgACTCCCGAATTCATGAGTCGAGCCTTGCTCCGAGTGGTTATCTCTCGATTCATGAGTTTAGCCTTGCTCTGAGTGGTTAtcgaatctcataattatagtTTAGAataagcttgatttttttttacttgatgcTAAAGAATATATTCTgatcaattatatattaattaaaattaaatcttatacCATGACCATTGCAGTAGAAGAGAACTTCACTAATTGTGACCATCTAACAATTTCTGATATTAATGTGTAAGGCTGTCTTTAGGATTGAAACGTCAATCCCtagcaaaagaaaaaggagttgAAAACCTTACAAAAGGAACAAGGATTGATATGTCACAAgaatataaaaagttttttaaaaaataacaactgaTTCTAACGCAAGAATCCTGAGATTTTCCTTCCCAGATACCCAAATATGGAAGATGATTTTTCTCCTTTATTGTGATTGCTGGAGCCACTTGAGATGTCCATGGTCGAGTCAAAACTAACACCTTCTGTAGTATGCCCTAAGAGCTGGAGCAATTCCATGGCAATGGCTTTTCCTCTTGATGTCCCATTGACAGATATACTGATCAACAATGATTGGATGATGCTTCCTCCCTTGACCAGTTGACAACAATCAAGCTCCTCATAACATAGGTAGAGAACTTCCATTGTGGTTTCTTGTTCCAGCTCACTACCAGTTTCAAGAAGTTGGGCCATTGAAGTGATACATGAATCGGTTTCAACGATTGCCATCCTACCCTCCTCGATCCGGCATAAGTTCTTCAGAACAGTAAGGCAATACCCTGAAAGGTTGCAGTCCCATAGAAAAGGAACCAAGCTTGGGATGAAATCCAAATATACAATGTGATATGCTATGTCACCGTCGTAGGACACATTACAAAGTATCTTCATAGCAAGCTCAAGGGATTCCGTACTCTGAGAATCAAGGATTTTCAGGATTGAAGGTAGAACTCCAGATGCTATAACTGCAGACTTGTAAAACTGATGGTGAGACAGCAATTCCAGGATTGCAAGAGCTTTTCCACTGATTTTAGAATCAAGAAGCGATGCTAACACATATATTGAATCTCCATGAAAAGCAGGCATTTCAACTCTGCAGAAAAAGGCcgaaaagttgaaaaacaagtaaaacctTGACAAATAGTGAGTGTTATTGCGAACAACACACTATCAAGATGAATAAAAAGTTCGTGATTCCTTAACAACAATCCAAGAGCAGCAGCAGAAGACTTGGTGGTGGAAATAAATGCTTTAAAATGCTGAGTCACAAGGTTCAGTCGACCCTTTCAAAAATTATTCCAATGTTGGATGATTTAAAAGAGAGTTAAGAAGATCGTCACATTTGCGTGTAAAGAAGAATAAGGAAATTCAGAAAAATTACCAGGCATGTCAACCCAAGGAGAAATATTTACCTGTCTTCACTCAAAATTGCCAAAATCACATCTACTGAATCTTTCTGGGCTCTTACGTCACACAAGTCATGTGCAaccttcaagaattttatcagcGATTTCATAGAAGTGTCAGAAAACATGCAATCACATGCTTGCTTATTTTTATTCAGTTCCTCTTTGACATCTTGCACTGTCTTGCATTGGGATTTCCAGGGAAGTGAAGCTAGCTTGGTAAGAGAGGCCAAGCCAATACTACAACCATTTGTAGATGAGTGGCGTGTGCAAATTTCTTCTATCATTCGAGGGAGCCTAGCACTTGAACGAATATTAACATCATCATCAATTAAATGCGAACCACAGTTTGTATCCGAAGATTGAAGTGAGACGTTGCTAACTTGAAGGCGCAAGTCATTCATGGAGCTGCCAAAGCTAGCAACAGATTCGGGGGGTGTGCATTTCAGTGAGGAAACTGGAGAAAACTTTGACCGCTGACGTGGATCAGAAACAATGATTTCATGCTGGGAACACCATTTTGAAATGAGGCCCTTCATTGCAACGTTTGGAGTCAGGGACAGATTCTCCAGCCTAATATTAGTCATTGGGCACGTCTCATTACCCTCACCAAACCATTTCTCAATCCAAACTCGTTCGTATGTTTTCCCAGATGCAATAATTACAGGATCATACATGAGTCTCATAGAGATGGGGCATTCAAATTCAATGGGAGGTTTTGGTGTGCCATCAGCTTGTGTTCGTGTCTCGTACCAATCTACAAAAGCTTCTGGATAAGTAGACTGGCATTTTTTCTCTTTGTGCATAGGAAGGTTGTTCTTGGTTTGATCTTGCTGAATTAATTCTCCGTACTTCCTCAAAAAACTCAGTAGATACTTCAAAATCCTGTCCTTTGTCAGGCCATTTTGATGAACTTTATCAAGCAGTCTCTTAATGGACCTTTTCTCTGCCAGAAGAGCCAACTGGGATGTAATTTTCAGACTCGAAGCTGCAAGTCGAAGAGCCTCAAGTTCTGAATTTTCAATACAGTCTGATGCAGGTATGCCCCGCCTAATCAGCGCTAGCACAACCTTCCCAGCCTCTTCCTCAGAAGATTCTAGGTGAAACTTTGCACTCCTGAGGTCTTCAATAATTCCAGATATCTGTAGACAACATTTTattctcaaattaaaagaagagataaaaagcaaaaaacgaGTAACACAAAATTTCCAACCACAAACCAGAAGAATGGCCAGCCAGCAGGGAACTAAAAATGATGATGGAAAACACTCAGCATAGTAGGCAGAGACAATCAGATAATATAAACAAGCTGTGGGGTGCACATTTCCACTTCATATCCCATCTAAATCATGCCCACTTACATTGTGGTATCGATCGAATAAAATCTTTTCCTCACATTCAAATATCCATGCCCACAGAAAGA is drawn from Populus nigra chromosome 5, ddPopNigr1.1, whole genome shotgun sequence and contains these coding sequences:
- the LOC133694578 gene encoding pentatricopeptide repeat-containing protein At1g12620-like, yielding MNLKRLVNRQVVNNLSRFNGRVRTRRDFSTITASIHSSNSSCDGVVPYNCSNSTPILSFNRYMHTIGETKLIGSSFNPKHNANDSEEDETMNEFLSRFVWIMRGKLTEVYKDCDKETINGMLLVIVGEVVSEMEKGGLEQMLDVSVATLSQGFSRDLWKTVWEVSNAVLADMERERKKEKMKGFLQCEEVQELCRFAAEIGIRGDMMRDFRFKWAREKMEESDFYEGLKRLREEVRAQEKAEEEGKNAVAMGEEAEIMDGEKPKVVTLPRRHGKINYKIYGLDLSNPKWAKVADRIHESEKLDWPEEPKPISGKCKIVTEKILALKEEDDPSPLLAQWAELQKPSRIDWFTLLDKLKEQNTRLYPKVEEVLLSEKSFQANIRDYSKIIDAHAKQNRIEDAERIVEKMNENGIQPDALTTNILVHMYSKAGNLDRAREALESLRRLGFRPDREIYNSMIMAYVNAGQPKLAELLMREMEARDIKPTMEIYMTLLRSFSQHGDVGGAGRIATTMQFAGFQPNLESCTLLVETFGQVGDPDQARNNFDYLMRLGHKPDDRCTAGMIAAYEKKNMLDKALKLLLELEKDGFEPGLATDTVLVDWLGKLQLVDEVEQLLGRIAEQGEAPPLKIQVSLCDMYARAGVERKALQALGVVEAKKEQLGLHDFERVVGGLIAGGFVQEAQRVHGLMEAQGLASEHLKVALTASQAFSRKRPSK
- the LOC133694581 gene encoding CBS domain-containing protein CBSX3, mitochondrial — encoded protein: MEGLVRGIRSCQETLRVAILKHPRDRRNIFSRFGRVTSSLPVREKGLENLTVADVLMTKGEDKIGSWLWCRTTDSVYDAVENMAKNNIGSLVVLKPGEQELIAGIITERDYMRKIIAQGRSSKYTRVGEIMTDENKLVTVTSDTSILQAMQLMTDHHIRHAPVIDGKIVGMVSIVDVVRAVVEQQGGELKRLNEFIKGEYY
- the LOC133695203 gene encoding U-box domain-containing protein 5-like; translation: MGKDRAKDVELPSCFSVKVHRSMCLELKSFVDRISQIYPAIESARPRCTSGVQALCSLVVNIDKAKLLIQHCANYSKLYLAITAERILLKCKRIQDALDLCLGQIQNVVPSLLAAKISGIIEDLRSAKFHLESSEEEAGKVVLALIRRGIPASDCIENSELEALRLAASSLKITSQLALLAEKRSIKRLLDKVHQNGLTKDRILKYLLSFLRKYGELIQQDQTKNNLPMHKEKKCQSTYPEAFVDWYETRTQADGTPKPPIEFECPISMRLMYDPVIIASGKTYERVWIEKWFGEGNETCPMTNIRLENLSLTPNVAMKGLISKWCSQHEIIVSDPRQRSKFSPVSSLKCTPPESVASFGSSMNDLRLQVSNVSLQSSDTNCGSHLIDDDVNIRSSARLPRMIEEICTRHSSTNGCSIGLASLTKLASLPWKSQCKTVQDVKEELNKNKQACDCMFSDTSMKSLIKFLKVAHDLCDVRAQKDSVDVILAILSEDRVEMPAFHGDSIYVLASLLDSKISGKALAILELLSHHQFYKSAVIASGVLPSILKILDSQSTESLELAMKILCNVSYDGDIAYHIVYLDFIPSLVPFLWDCNLSGYCLTVLKNLCRIEEGRMAIVETDSCITSMAQLLETGSELEQETTMEVLYLCYEELDCCQLVKGGSIIQSLLISISVNGTSRGKAIAMELLQLLGHTTEGVSFDSTMDISSGSSNHNKGEKSSSIFGYLGRKISGFLR
- the LOC133694579 gene encoding vegetative cell wall protein gp1-like — protein: MADQRPFRFRLPWLSAPVAPAPRPTTEPQPPRPTVQIQAPARPTTTIPIQRPPFRPAGIAPAPTPTTQITAQVRTEPQPPPRAAAESQATSQLSSPSRATIPTRAGSEPPSPSRATPQSRAASVPPSPSRATTQTQTASQTQSPSRATPQSRAASVPPSPSRTTSQPRTAALAVQQPESPSRLASRVPGKTSSQPSSPSKIATQVQPTVSRSPSKKLQLATQETSQPPPTSTQSATQQQETNPAISFPLSQVPQAKTEIRAENVSRRQQQAEPVQASGAVRAATATPTSVAALEIPAASQKSDSNTIGPDHPITLSEQLKNVKEDIFERKKTTVSSNGETAKSARARYVLGESHQKPSMANGEKVPLHKEIREDISKFVHKLGMEHIKHPIGETPVSIVTLAGENRGASMYEGSEPTRKDGSVHIHHGYKINPDESSENPTDGEGSSKGGKFKDLLTKEDPAMKAYINSNTQSVNNSILFESSLNERSPGVQLHLSHNDEEPSEYSAKPGPLETHKAEFKVTPAEMLTHNRQ